In the Zingiber officinale cultivar Zhangliang chromosome 5A, Zo_v1.1, whole genome shotgun sequence genome, tttcctagtcttttctgagctttcattgtgtgtaaaaggcttctttgcCTTtagtgaaggagattcttagtgagctttctactgctttgaattaacaaccatctaggttgtaattAAGTAATTCTTGGCcttttacttttttttctttaagttgttatttctattttaattgctttgctaatctgagttgaaagatgaGAAAGGAGTTTATTTTAGTGTTTTAAGTGACTCAACCCTCTGCAGCCGGCCAAATCGGTCCAACATAAATGAGGCACTTTGTGTTGATGTCTGTCTGCTGGGCACGATTGGAACTCCTTGGAGAAGTTGTCAGACTCACAGTAGAATTGCAGCAAGAATCGGGAGCAGTCAGAGGCTCAAATGTGCGCGCAGTAGCTTGTATGTACTTGTTTTGTAAGTGCTTActtgagactgccttataaagggcttggagggcgcctcccataagcatggaaggcgcctccaataaggcaATCTCTATCCCAAGCAAATCGACATTTATCTGTGATGGATTTCAAAAATTATCCTtcggagggcgccttccatagccatggaaggcgccctcgggtattgttcacccGAAGGCAGCTTTGCTTCTTTACTTGCTTTCTTGCCCTACaacaaatatgttagtccaaatatcctgcaagataagtgttagcacaaatataataaatagagtaattagttcctgtcctcccatgatcaagaactagtcaaggtcttagtttagggatctcaaatggacctaaactggaccgacgcctactgtctctcaactgggatgcgtcctcacaatcactcttcttcagtgacttacctttacttacctttttccagacattcggtcagcccgtcgaccagtctggacttcatgccagctatccggtcagcccgtaaacctagctggacttcgtcccagctattcggtcgacccgtcaatctagctggactttgtaccaactatccggtcagtccgtcgacctagctggacttcgtgccaactatctggtcggcccgtcgacctagctggacttcgtaccagttaTCCAATTGgttcgttgacctagctggatttctcctgcacacttagtcagatTGTTAGATTACAATGaacctaatttaacttactttgtcattcatcaaaacctgagttagaccgttagtgctaaccgcatcaACAACAACTACACAATAGCTATTataacattgtagcagttactatatagtaattattacaactacacaatagctgctacaactatacAGTTGCTGCTACAACGTAATAGTTGTTACAACGTAGTAGCTACTATAATGTTGTAGCAATTAGTgtgtagtagctactacaacacaaTGTTGTAGCAATTATTgtatagtagctgctataatgttttAGCAGCTACTTTATAGTAGTTGCTacacagtagctgctacaacgtcgTAGCAGCAGCTATATCACCTTTAAAAATCAGCAACACAGTGATTGTTACATGCAATCATAGGAGAGagaagagaaaattttattttaatataagagaaaagttgttgcatggagaagagagagagagagattaaaaaaaattaggtttttgcTATATTAGTTCGCCTACGCCGGATTTTGCTTACGAACGTGTAGGAGGCATCGGGCATGATAACAtatctgtgtgtgtgtgtgtgtatatatatatatatatatatatacttcgaCCCATACTTCTAGACTTACATCTGTGTCTCActatatttgtttatttatttttattttttaaaacttctgtTTATACTAATAAGATTTTATATTTAGGATTTAGGGGTTGAGTTATtgtactaagcataaataaaaattttaaaataaaaaaaatattcgaGGTTTGCACAGGGTGTGCACGGTAAGGTCCTTAGGgtaatactctctctctctctctctttatatATGACAAAACTCATATCCTACGCGCTTATTTGGTGCGCAACTGTGCACGCTCGAGGCACCTGGATTCAATATAGGAGCCTCGAgcgataaaataatttttttcttgtttttatgTACTTAAGTGCTTGGAATTAATCCAAGCGCCTCAGTAcagtaaagttttttttttgtttattttttagctCCAGGGTTATCCCAATTATATTTTATCTTTAAGATTTAGGGGTTGGGTTTATAGTGTTCatgctaaaaaaaatttaaatactcaCGGTGTATAGTATATAGTATTTAGGGTAcgtatttaagatttaaaattttaggatttagggttaGGTATATTGGGTTTAAGccaataagatttttcctctagggttcagacttccCTCTTAAATTATAAtgttcaagataaaaaaaaattagatacttacaagtatattatatatacttagggtttaaaatttaagaaaatattaattaaaaaaagttGCATAAAAAAGTATTGCATGAGGCGCCTGGAACAAATCTAGGCACCTCTTGCACAGTGTCACACATATGCGCGTGTAAGAAGTTGCATGTAATATCAGTATTCTATATATAGTGTTAGGATATGCTACGGATCGTTCCCTGTGGAATAGTCCACAACAAGTCGATTGAGGTGTTTGAAAATAATCCATGCTCTTCGAttcttttttaatatatttttaaagtttttggttgAGGCGCCAAGTTTTGATCCAAGCGCCTCAattcttcttttttatttttaaaaattaaaaatccttaaattttaaactgaaactttttaaatacatatattataccCTGTGagtatctaaaattattttttcttgaacAGTATAACTCAAGAGGAAAGTCTAAACTCTAACGGGAAAATCTTATTAGCTTACACCTATTATAACCCAATCCCTAAATCataaaatcttaaaccctaaatacatataatataccccaTAAGTATctaaaagttttattttaaacaCTATAATCTAAGAGGGAAGACTGAATCCTAGATGAAAAATTTTATTAGCTCAAATTCATTATGATCCAATTCCTAAATCCTACAATTTTGAaccttaaatacatataatataccctaaaataaataaatataaatatatatatatatatatatatccatcacATTCTTTTGTAGTAAAACAAATGGAGTCCACTCGGATATATATCCATCACATTCTTTTGTAGTAAAATAAATGGAGTCCACCGTCCTAGTGGCCTACACGGTCAGCTCCATAGTTATAGATAAATTAGGAAGCTGTAGTTGACCACATTCTTAGAGGACATATATAGTAATTTAAAatgattcaaaattattattttttagacaaaaattaaaaaaagggcATGTTTGTGTCCTATTTTAGTGTATTTGAGCAATGTTGTTCCAATCAAATTTTGATGAACTACTTTAGATTATAGCTCCAATTGAAGCAATTTCAATAAAAGTGTTTTAATTATTTACAATAAAAGAATTGTAAGAATACaatcaattatatttttttaaataacaactTTGTTCCGGCATTGCAGGAGAAAAAAGGTTCCTTTTGTGTTTTTTTGGTTTTCCTATTATTCTAGAAAAAGTAGCAAGCTTTCAAATTGAAAATGTGTGGAATTTAACATTCAAcaactaaaattttttttaatgatagaaaCAACCATCCATTGGGTAAAGAGCACGGACATGTGTTGCTCGTGTGTTTATATCCATCCCCTTGAAATTAATAATTGCGGATTGACGGGAAAAAAAGTTTGCCGAGGACTTGGGGATAAAATAAGACTTATTGTGTCtgaataaaatattaattcaaagGAAGGTGTTGAGGTTTGACCAGGTGTTAGTGTTATAAGGAAAACATGGGAAAATTTGATATATAATAATTTATGGGAAGCCTATTGTTTATTGGGAGAATAAACCTAATTTAGCCATTAATCATGGACGGATGAAAACAAGTTCCTCCGCTTACTCTGCTTACTTGGGAGGAGAGAAACTTGAGGAAGGAATGAAGGATGGAAAAAAAATACTAGAGATGGAAAGAAGCACGACATTATTAAAAGACTAtgttttttactcataaaaatgttTGATATGCAaatgaataaaatatttttttttcaaggtAAATGTTTTCCCTTCATGCGCTGCAGCGTTAAAACACAGAAATAtaatatagtttttttttgttttaacaaTGGTAAAATATCTCTTTCTTTTTCAGTAAAATCTTAGGCCAGTTGGAGCACGGGCGGCGGAGCTAACACGGCCCAGTGTCCACGCTGGGCCCAGACAAAACATTAATACAGAACCCTAAGCCTACGCCTACGCCCGCGCCTTCCGCACCCAAAGCAAGCTACGCAAGGAAGCTCAATCATATCCAATTGGACAAAAAGGCGATAATGTTCGCCCCTAGTGCCACGTGTCCAAGACAATCACGAGAGAGGTTAATCACGGTAGCCGAAGGGTAGGGATTTACGCTCTTGCTGCCGTCGTGATTCGAACCCACGTTCTCATTGGACAAACTTCTACGCTCCAACCACTTCGGATAACCCCGTGGGACAGCTCAATCATATCCAAAGTAACCCTAAACTTTGTTGGTTTTTTTTTGGCTTCCCGGTGAGGTAGCCTTTCGAGCGagaacagattttttttttttttttgtccataATCTCTAATCTCTTTCTGGCCCTTCCTCAATTTACATGTTAGATTGTAGTCAGAATCCATTTAAAATTGATTACGATATCTCCTAAGTTTACCTTTCCACCtatattataatttagattaaattAGACAATCTAAAAGTGTCACCTAGAAATGTCCTGATTCATTTTTAGGGGTTCGGGGGTAAATCCAAGCATCCGGACTTGTGAAAGTCATCTAGAAGTGTGCATCAAATGGAGGTACAAGATAATATATAGAGGAGGGGATGGAAACAAACAATGTGATTTGTTGGGAAACTTGTTATTTAGAATAAGCAACAACTCAGGGCAACAGTCCAAACTAGGACCGCAGTTGGCTTGTTGCTTTGGACTGCAGTTGGCTTGGTGCTGGAGCAGCAGTGATGTGTAGTCGATGAACTAGTAGGCCAAAAGAGAAAAGTGGGGAAGTTTTACATTTTTGAATTAGTAGTCTCAACATTTTGCTTTAATCCAAACACAGTGGAAACTGAGATTATATTTACTTTAATCCACCAAGAATCTGAAATTATTCTTATTTTAAACCACGAAGGATTATAAAAGCAGACAATCACCAAGAATAAGCAAGGAAAGGAATGGAGAGCTCAGTGAGCCAAAAAGAAACCCACCAACAGGTTCATCATTatttgtttcttcttcctctatttAGCTCGACTCAAAGAAGATAGTGAAAAATAACAGGCACCAGGTTGGAAAAGATTTTTTGCTCATGTTGGCCCAGGTTTCCTTGTCTCATTGGCCTACCTTGATCTTGGAAATTGTAATATCTTTTTCATTCTCAAAACTTTATTTTGTATTTATCTTTAAATATATGAacttatttactttttttttttgagacTGATCTGCAAGCTGGAGCAAACCACAGATACGAACTCTTATGGGTGATACTAATCGGTCTGATTTTTGCACTCATTATCCAATCATTGTCAGCAAATCTAGGAGTGACTACAGGTATAATTAGCGCTcataattttcctttttgtatAAAATCTATAGATTAACATGATCAATAAATAAAGGAAAGCACCTGGCTAAATTGTGCAAAGCAGAATACCCTACATTTATAAAGTATTGCCTCTGGTTGGTGGCAGAGCTAGCGGTGATTGCTGCTGATATACCTGAAGGTATTGTGTTGAGGTCTTAAGATTATATGCATTtattctaaatttatttatttatgtattattTTGATATACAGTGATAGGATCAGCCTTCGCTCTCAACATCTTGTTCCATATTCCAGTTTGGACAGGAGTGCTTTTGACCGGATTGAGCACCCTTATACTGCTTGGATTACAAAAATATGGGGTATGCTTGAATCATTATCCAAATACTTTAATGTCTAAACGTGAGATTAAATATAAGTTTAgcaacatatatatttttctaaatagaaatTATGGGGCCAGTAGCATTCTGTATTTCCTTTGATCTTATACTCTTTATAAACAGGACACTCATGAAAATGCGTAATTTAAAGAAGAAAACTGATAATTTTTCATTTTGCTCATCTAGTTgactatatatatagatatatataataatttgatAACTTATATATCCGTTCAGTATATATTTTTGGACGACTCTCAAAAGTGAATCGGGGTGTCATGGAGGAACTCCGGGCATCCAAACTTATGAAAATCATCCAAAAATATACACCGAACGAAGGTACAGATTAAcaaatttctatatatatataaacaattaCTAAAGAGATATTTTTTGACAATCACATCCACTGTACAAGATAAAAAGAAACGAAAGCATGAACTTTGAAATATATCACCATTTGTTTCATGGTATCACAAGATGACTTTTCTTTTAGAACCATTTTATATTGATTCTGACTAATTCTAATGGCGTAAGCTGATTTAAAACAATGTCtatctaaaataaataaacttaatagTAATTTGATTTGACTTTGCCTTATTACTGATTACTCCCTCTGATTTACTCACTGCAATTGTAATTTCTTGCAGATGAGAAAGCTTGAACTATTGATCTCAATTCTAGTGTTTTTGATGGCCGCCTGTTACTTTGGGGAGTTGGTCTACGTGAAGCCACGTGCAACAGAGGTGATGAAGGGTCTGTTTATTCCAAGATTGCAGGGAGATAGTGCAACCGGAGATGCCATTTCTCTCCTGGGCGCGCTTGTCATGTCGTAAGTAAACAGACTCAACCAAACACTTGCACAGTTGCACCTCACAATTCATAATCCTTACAACAAATCCGTTTTCAGGCACAATTTGTTTCTACATTCAGCACTGGTGCTCTCAAGGAAGACGCCACCTTCCGCCAAAGGAATCAACGTAATCAAATCTATTTGATCAAGTAATACATTTctgtctctctttttttttcttttttattatagGATGCCTGTAGATATTTTTTGCTGGAGAGTGGCTTAGCTTTGTTCGTGGCGTTGCTCATCAACATCACAGTAGTCTCAGTCTCCGGAACTGTGTGCGCTACCACTGATCTCTCAGCTGAAGACTCTGATAGATGTAGTGATTTGACCTTGAACTCTGCGTCTTTCTTGCTCAAGGTCTGTGACTAAGCTCTGCATCAATACTGTAGTGAATTTCAACCCTAAACTCTGCTCGCGATGAGTTTTTACAGAATGTGCTAGGCAAATCAAGCTCCATCCTCTATGGAATTTCTTTATTGGCCTCCGGCCAAAGCTCTAGAATCACAGGCACATACGCTGGCCAATATATCATGCAGGTAACAACGACATATTACTAAAGTCATTTCGTTTTAAAATTCATTATATCTACTGCTTGTTTAGGGTTTTCTGGAAATCAAAATAAGAATATGGTTGCGAGACCTTATAACAAGATGCATTGCAATCTGTCCCAGTCTTATCGTAGCCATTATCGGAGGAACAACAGGATCAGGGAGGCTTATAATCATAGCATCGGTACAGAATATTACATTTTATTCTTAGAAATTAGAAGATATTAATATTTGCTCCTCGACCTTGGTAGATGATTCTCTCCTTCGAACTGCCCTTTGCCCTCATCCCTCTCCTCAAGTTCAGCAGCAGCAGCGTCAAGATGGGGCCTCACAAGAACTCCATCTACGTGAGCTCATACCATTTTTTTATTCTCGCAATAATCAAGGCCACCATGTTTCCATTATTGCTGACTGCTCAGTTAATGTTAGATAATTGTGGTCTCATGGGTGCTTGGCTTGGGCGTGATTGGGATCAACATCTACTACTTGAGCACGAGCTTCATCACTTGGATCATCCACAGCAGCTTCCCGAAGCCTGTGACTGTTTTGATTGGGGTCATTGTCTTCCCTGCGATGGCATTTTATGTGATCTCTTTGATCTACTTGATGTTTAGAAAGGACAGGACGGTGACCTTTGACGAGAAGTTGGAGGTTTCGGTGGAACAAGGAGGGCATGAAGTCAGAGACTGACATGCAGGTAGGGGTTATCCTGAGCTATATAGCCTAGtccaaattttttatttatgttgttgTGCATTATTGGATTGTAAAGTAATAATGGGGCAAGCAATTTGTTCTTATTcttgaatttatgttttttttataatttaggtGTTCGGTTTCCACCCGGAAAGTATTTGGACTTTCTCTTGATTCGCCTACTGTGTAATCCGAAGCATAATTTATACACACTAAAGAGGCTAACTTTCTAAATATCCCTTCTTAttgagatttaaattttgattttatttatttcttgGAGTTTTTTACCATTCGCATCATATTCTCAAAATATTCATTCTTAttgagatttaaattttgattttatttatttcttcGAGTGTTTAATTATCATTTGCATCATATTCGTGGGAGCTAGCAGCTGTATTTATGATTCTCGTAAAAAGAGTGTGTTATATTTGAGCATGTGATAAAGAGACGTGTCAAGTATCTACTTAGATTATATTTCTTAGGTGTATTATGGatgtataattttattttaaatagttCTCATATTCATGCGAAGCTTAACTTAGAAATGTAGTCGCAATGTTAAAATTGCTATTGTATGATCTAGATTCacgagtttgaatttcaaaaataatctcttataagataaaataattatcatttttttatgtAAAGCTTAGCTTATAATATATATTGTTTCTATCAATTATTCCACCACTGAAATTAAAAGGATAAGTTTTTAAGTATggttgttaaaaaaataaattgtttatataattttttttacttatcctCCATTTCCTTCGCATTCAAATCTAATCTAAGAGCATCTATATCTGATTCCCTAAATAAATTCACTTTTCATTTTTAAGTTTATCATTTTTTCGTCTGACGCAGTGAAAATTCAGGATTTGTTTGGTAAAGCAGTTCAAAATATTGTTCCGATTGAAgcaatttcaataaaaaaaaatgttctaATTATATTTGATCGAATTATTCCACTTTTGATtaaattagaataattttaactctttgttttttttaaaatttttattattattatttttaaactaaGAACGATTCCCTCCACctaatatattaatatta is a window encoding:
- the LOC121980073 gene encoding metal transporter Nramp5-like; translated protein: MESSVSQKETHQQAPGWKRFFAHVGPGFLVSLAYLDLGNFETDLQAGANHRYELLWVILIGLIFALIIQSLSANLGVTTGKHLAKLCKAEYPTFIKYCLWLVAELAVIAADIPEVIGSAFALNILFHIPVWTGVLLTGLSTLILLGLQKYGMRKLELLISILVFLMAACYFGELVYVKPRATEVMKGLFIPRLQGDSATGDAISLLGALVMSHNLFLHSALVLSRKTPPSAKGINDACRYFLLESGLALFVALLINITVVSVSGTVCATTDLSAEDSDRCSDLTLNSASFLLKNVLGKSSSILYGISLLASGQSSRITGTYAGQYIMQGFLEIKIRIWLRDLITRCIAICPSLIVAIIGGTTGSGRLIIIASMILSFELPFALIPLLKFSSSSVKMGPHKNSIYIIVVSWVLGLGVIGINIYYLSTSFITWIIHSSFPKPVTVLIGVIVFPAMAFYVISLIYLMFRKDRTVTFDEKLEVSVEQGGHEVRD